Proteins co-encoded in one Brassica rapa cultivar Chiifu-401-42 chromosome A02, CAAS_Brap_v3.01, whole genome shotgun sequence genomic window:
- the LOC103853291 gene encoding probable leucine-rich repeat receptor-like protein kinase At5g63930 — translation MMRKLTILAMCILLPLTLWISETRGLNLEGQYLLDIKSKFVDDSQNLKNWNSNDSVPCGWTGVTCSNYSNQEVLSLNLSSLALSGNLSPSIGRLVHLKDLDLSYNGLSGNIPKEIGNCLSLVNLRLNNNMFGGEVPVEIGKLLSLEKLIIYNNKFTGSLPMEIGNLLSLTQLVTYSNNISGSLPRSIGKLKKLTSFRAGQNMISGSLPSEIGGCESLVMLGLAQNQLSGEIPKEIGMLKKLSQVILWENQLSGLIPNEITNCTSLQTLALYKNQLVGPIPKGLGNLVSLEYLYLYRNMLNGTIPREIGNLSSAVEIDFSENGLTGEIPLEFGKIQGLELLYLFENQVVGTIPVELTSLKNLTKLDLSINALTGPIPLGFQYLRKLFMLQLFQNSLSGIIPPKLGVYSNLWVLDLSDNHLRGRIPSYLCLHSNMIILNLGANNLSGNIPTSITTCKTLVQLRLAGNNLVGRFPSNLCKLVNLTAIELGQNKFRGSIPGEVGSCLALQRLELADNAFTGELPREIGTLRELGTLNLSSNKLTGEIPSEIFKCKMLQRLDMCCNNFSGTLPSDVGSLYQLELLKLSNNKLSGTIPLALGNLSRLTELQMGGNLFLGSIPREFGSLTGLQIALNLSFNKLSGEIPSQLSNVVMLELLLLNNNDLSGEIPSSFANLSSLFGYNFSYNNLTGPIPLLRNMSISSFIGNKGLCGPPLDQCIQTQPSSPSQSTAKRRGIRTSKIIAITAAAIGGVSLVLIVVIVYLIRRPMTTTVATSIQEDGKSSETSLDIYFPPKEGFTFQDLVAATDNFDESFVVGRGACGTVYKAVLPAGYTLAVKKLASNHEGGCVDNSFRAEILTLGNIRHRNIVKLHGFCNHQGSNLLLYEYMPRGSLGEILHDPSGNLDWSKRFKIALGAAQGLAYLHHDCKPRIFHRDIKSNNILLDDNFEAHVGDFGLAKVIDMPHSKSMSAIAGSYGYIAPEYAYTMKVTEKSDIYSYGVVLLELLTGKAPVQPIDQGGDVVSWVRSYIRRDALSSGVLDARLKLEDERIVSHMLNVLKIALLCTSVSPVARPSMRQVVLMLIESDRQEGDEHTDTD, via the exons ATGATGAGGAAGCTTACTATTCTTGCCATGTGTATTCTCCTTCCTCTAACCCTTTGGATCTCTGAGACAAGAGGGTTGAATTTAGAAGGTCAATATCTTCTTGACATCAAGAGCAAGTTTGTGGATGATTCGCAGAATTTGAAAAACTGGAATTCAAATGATTCTGTGCCTTGTGGATGGACCGGTGTGACTTGCAGCAACTATTCCAACCAAGAGGTTTTGTCACTGAATCTTTCCTCCCTGGCTCTCTCCGGTAATCTATCACCAAGCATAGGCAGATTGGTTCATCTGAAGGATCTGGATCTATCATATAATGGGTTATCAGGGAATATTCCAAAAGAAATAGGGAACTGTTTAAGCTTGGTGAATCTTAGATTAAACAATAACATGTTTGGAGGGGAGGTACCAGTGGAAATAGGAAAGCTTTTGTCTTTGGAGAAGCTGATCATATACAACAACAAATTCACAGGGTCTCTCCCTATGGAGATTGGGAACCTCTTGTCTCTCACTCAACTTGTGACTTACAGCAACAACATCAGTGGGTCATTGCCTCGTTCCATCGGCAAGCTGAAGAAACTAACAAGCTTCCGAGCTGGTCAGAACATGATTTCTGGAAGTTTGCCTTCAGAGATTGGTGGATGTGAGAGCTTGGTCATGCTTGGTCTTGCACAGAACCAGCTGAGTGGTGAGATACCGAAAGAGATTGGTATGCTCAAGAAACTCTCACAGGTGATTCTTTGGGAAAACCAGTTGTCAGGGTTGATCCCAAATGAAATTACAAACTGCACAAGTTTACAAACTCTTGCTCTCTACAAGAACCAGCTTGTCGGTCCTATTCCAAAAGGACTCGGGAATCTTGTGTCTTTGGAGTATTTATACCTTTACAGAAACATGTTGAATGGAACGATCCCGAGAGAGATTGGGAATCTCTCAAGTGCAGTTGAGATAGATTTCTCAGAGAACGGTTTGACAGGAGAGATACCGTTGGAGTTTGGGAAGATACAAGGGCTTGAGCTTCTTTACCTTTTTGAGAACCAGGTCGTAGGTACAATCCCTGTGGAGCTTACTAGTTTGAAGAATCTAACAAAGCTTGATCTCTCCATCAATGCATTGACTGGTCCTATTCCTTTGGGGTTTCAGTATTTAAGAAAGCTGTTCATGCTGCAGCTGTTTCAGAACTCTCTTAGTGGCATCATACCGCCAAAACTCGGCGTCTACAGCAATCTCTGGGTTCTTGATCTGTCTGATAATCATCTCAGAGGAAGAATCCCAAGCTACCTATGCCTCCATTCCAATATGATCATCTTGAACTTGGGAGCAAACAACCTCTCTGGCAACATCCCCACTAGCATCACCACTTGCAAAACTCTAGTTCAACTCCGTCTAGCCGGTAACAACCTCGTGGGCCGGTTCCCGTCGAACTTGTGTAAACTAGTTAATCTCACAGCCATTGAGTTGGGACAAAACAAATTCCGTGGTTCAATCCCCGGAGAAGTCGGAAGCTGCCTCGCCTTGCAAAGGCTGGAGCTAGCAGACAATGCCTTTACTGGGGAGCTCCCTAGAGAGATTGGCACACTTAGAGAGCTTGGGACCTTGAATCTCTCATCTAATAAGCTTACTGGAGAGATCCCTTCTGAAATCTTTAAATGCAAGATGCTTCAGCGACTTGACATGTGCTGCAACAATTTCTCTGGAACTTTGCCAAGCGACGTAGGCTCTCTTTATCAGCTTGAGCTTCTGAAGCTGTCGAATAACAAACTTTCGGGTACTATACCTTTGGCTCTAGGGAATTTGTCTCGTTTAACCGAGCTGCAAATGGGCGGGAATCTGTTCCTCGGTAGCATCCCGAGAGAGTTTGGAAGTCTGACCGGTTTGCAGATAGCACTGAACCTCAGTTTCAACAAGCTCTCCGGAGAGATACCTTCTCAGCTCAGTAATGTTGTTATGCTTGAGTTACTCCTCCTCAACAACAACGATTTGTCTGGTGAAATACCAAGCTCTTTTGCTAATCTCTCCAGCTTGTTTGGTTACAATTTCTCATACAACAACTTGACTGGCCCTATCCCGCTTCTCCGTAACATGTCCATTTCTAGCTTCATTGGCAATAAAGGTCTTTGTGGCCCTCCCCTCGACCAATGTATCCAAACACAGCCTTCTTCACCTTCTCAGTCAACCGCCAAGCGGAGAGGGATCCGTACCAGCAAAATCATAGCCATCACTGCAGCTGCAATTGGTGGTGTCTCTCTTGTACTTATCGTTGTCATTGTCTACCTCATCAGACGCCCGATGACGACGACTGTCGCTACTTCTATTCAAGAAGATGGGAAATCGTCTGAAACCTCTCTGGACATTTACTTCCCACCAAAGGAAGGATTCACGTTTCAAGATTTAGTTGCAGCCACGGATAATTTTGATGAGAGCTTCGTGGTTGGAAGAGGAGCTTGTGGAACTGTCTACAAGGCGGTTCTTCCCGCGGGTTACACCCTTGCTGTCAAGAAGCTAGCATCGAACCACGAAGGCGGCTGTGTCGATAATAGCTTTAGAGCAGAGATTTTAACTCTTGGGAATATCAGGCACCGTAACATTGTCAAGCTACATGGATTCTGCAACCACCAAGGATCAAATCTGCTTCTGTATGAGTACATGCCCAGAGGAAGCCTTGGAGAAATACTACATGATCCTTCGGGGAATTTGGATTGGTCTAAAAGATTTAAAATCGCTCTTGGTGCAGCTCAGGGTCTTGCTTATTTACACCATGACTGCAAGCCGAGAATCTTTCACCGTgacataaaatcaaataatatcCTGCTTGATGACAACTTTGAAGCTCATGTAGGTGATTTTGGACTCGCTAAAGTGATTGATATGCCTCATTCAAAATCCATGTCGGCCATTGCTGGATCCTATGGCTACATTGCCCCAG AATATGCATATACCATGAAAGTTACCGAGAAGTCTGACATCTATAGCTACGGGGTGGTTCTACTGGAGCTGCTAACCGGAAAAGCACCGGTTCAGCCGATAGACCAAGGTGGAGATGTGGTGAGTTGGGTAAGGAGTTACATAAGAAGAGATGCGTTGTCCTCTGGAGTTCTTGATGCTCGGTTAAAGCTAGAAGACGAGAGAATCGTCTCTCATATGCTCAATGTGTTGAAGATAGCATTGCTTTGCACGAGTGTGTCTCCCGTCGCGAGGCCATCGATGCGACAAGTTGTTCTCATGCTTATTGAGTCAGATAGACAGGAAGGAGACGAACACACGGATACAGATTGA